From the genome of Scytonema hofmannii PCC 7110, one region includes:
- a CDS encoding four helix bundle protein: protein MAEINDFKDLKIWQKGMDIAEKCYFLTKPFPKDELYGMVQQIRKSAVSIPANIAEGYGRRSTLEYIRFLNIAQGSVNELETHVILSHRVGLSKQEDIEPIISLLREESRMIIALIKKLE from the coding sequence ATGGCAGAGATTAATGATTTTAAAGACTTAAAAATCTGGCAAAAAGGTATGGATATAGCCGAAAAGTGCTATTTTTTGACTAAACCTTTTCCCAAAGACGAGTTATATGGCATGGTACAACAAATTAGGAAATCCGCTGTCTCTATTCCAGCCAATATAGCCGAGGGATATGGAAGAAGATCGACACTTGAATACATTAGATTTCTGAATATTGCTCAAGGCTCGGTTAATGAATTAGAAACACACGTTATTCTATCGCATCGGGTAGGTCTATCTAAACAAGAAGATATAGAACCAATTATTTCTTTGCTACGAGAAGAGAGTCGAATGATTATTGCCCTCATTAAGAAGCTAGAATAA
- a CDS encoding phosphoglucomutase/phosphomannomutase family protein, producing the protein MRVTTNSIKFGTDGWRGVIADEFTFERLALVAPIAAKVLFDTYGKKVGSRKIVVGHDRRFMAEDFARKVAEVVSVAGYDVLLTDTYAPTPAFSWAAKQQNALGALVITASHNPGKYSGLKVKSAFGGSVPPEVTKQIEALLTQELPPASTPGKIEQFNPWQSYCEALFGKVNITKIRDALSSGKLTVFGDVMHGAAAGGLAMLLGNEVKEIHSNRDPLFGGGAPEPLPKYLSQLFEVMRHHRETTPSSLTVGLVFDGDSDRIAAVDEFGNFLSSQVLVPILIDHLTLRRGFKGEIVKTVSGSDLIPRLAALHNLSVFETPVGYKYIADRMLEAEVLLGGEESGGIGYGSHIPERDALLSALYVLEAIVESGLDLGDYYRHLQEQTGFTSAYDRIDLPLSSMFVRSRLLQQLQTQPLTEIAGKSVIDCQTIDGYKFRLADNSWLMIRFSGTEPVLRLYCEAPTLEQVHQTLAWAKDWAE; encoded by the coding sequence ATGCGAGTTACAACTAACTCAATCAAGTTTGGGACGGATGGTTGGCGTGGCGTCATTGCCGATGAGTTCACCTTTGAACGCTTAGCTCTAGTTGCGCCGATAGCCGCAAAAGTTTTATTTGATACATACGGGAAAAAAGTAGGTAGCCGTAAAATCGTTGTGGGGCATGACCGACGTTTTATGGCAGAAGACTTTGCTCGTAAAGTTGCTGAGGTTGTCTCAGTAGCTGGGTATGATGTTCTACTTACAGATACTTATGCTCCAACCCCAGCTTTTAGTTGGGCGGCAAAGCAACAAAATGCTTTAGGGGCATTGGTGATTACTGCAAGTCACAATCCGGGAAAGTATTCGGGCTTAAAAGTCAAAAGCGCCTTTGGTGGCTCTGTACCGCCTGAAGTGACAAAACAAATAGAAGCACTGTTAACTCAAGAATTACCACCAGCATCAACCCCAGGCAAGATAGAACAGTTTAATCCCTGGCAAAGTTACTGTGAAGCATTATTCGGCAAAGTTAATATTACTAAAATTCGTGATGCTCTCTCTTCAGGTAAACTCACAGTATTTGGTGACGTTATGCATGGTGCCGCCGCAGGTGGGTTGGCAATGCTACTTGGCAATGAGGTAAAAGAGATTCACAGTAATCGCGATCCTCTCTTTGGTGGAGGTGCGCCAGAACCCCTGCCTAAATACCTTTCACAGTTGTTTGAGGTGATGCGCCATCATCGAGAAACCACTCCCTCTAGTTTAACAGTCGGTTTGGTATTTGACGGAGACAGCGATCGCATTGCCGCAGTAGATGAATTTGGGAATTTCCTAAGTTCACAAGTATTAGTCCCTATACTAATTGACCATTTGACTTTAAGACGCGGCTTTAAAGGTGAAATCGTCAAAACCGTGAGTGGATCTGATTTGATTCCTCGCTTAGCCGCACTGCATAATTTGTCAGTATTTGAAACACCAGTAGGTTACAAGTACATTGCTGATAGAATGCTAGAAGCAGAGGTGCTGTTGGGTGGAGAAGAGTCGGGAGGAATTGGCTACGGCAGTCACATTCCCGAACGAGATGCACTGCTTTCAGCATTGTATGTACTAGAAGCCATTGTTGAATCCGGACTAGATTTGGGTGACTATTACCGTCACCTACAGGAACAAACTGGTTTTACTTCCGCATACGATCGCATTGATTTACCATTGTCTAGTATGTTCGTGCGATCGCGTCTTTTGCAACAACTACAAACCCAACCTTTGACAGAAATCGCCGGAAAATCAGTTATTGATTGCCAAACCATCGATGGTTACAAATTCCGCTTAGCCGATAACAGTTGGTTAATGATTCGTTTTAGCGGAACCGAACCAGTTTTACGCCTGTACTGCGAAGCCCCTACCCTAGAACAAGTGCATCAAACTCTTGCGTGGGCAAAAGATTGGGCAGAATAA
- a CDS encoding P-II family nitrogen regulator — MKKVEAIIRPFKLDEVKIALVNAGIVGMTVSEVRGFGRQKGQTERYRGSEYTVEFLQKLKVEIVVEDNQVDMVVDKIIAAARTGEIGDGKIFISPVEQVVRIRTGEKNTEAV, encoded by the coding sequence ATGAAGAAAGTTGAGGCTATTATTCGTCCCTTTAAGCTTGATGAGGTAAAAATTGCTTTGGTCAATGCTGGTATAGTTGGCATGACAGTTTCCGAAGTACGAGGTTTTGGACGGCAGAAGGGTCAAACTGAACGATATCGCGGTTCTGAGTACACTGTAGAGTTTTTGCAAAAACTTAAAGTGGAAATTGTTGTTGAAGATAACCAGGTTGACATGGTTGTCGATAAAATTATTGCTGCTGCTCGTACTGGCGAAATCGGTGATGGTAAAATCTTTATTTCACCAGTCGAACAAGTGGTACGAATTCGTACTGGCGAAAAGAATACAGAGGCAGTTTAG
- the thiD gene encoding bifunctional hydroxymethylpyrimidine kinase/phosphomethylpyrimidine kinase, protein MNTDTSPKIPVVLTIAGSDSGGGAGIQADLRTFAFHCVHGTSAITCVTAQNTLGVVGVEAIPPEVVVAQINAVCDDIGVQSAKTGMLLNKEIIAAVAEQVEALQIPNLVVDPVMVSRTGFQLLDDDAVKNLRNLLIPKAALVTPNRYEAQILSGLPINSLDDMRAASQIIHRNTGVKVVLVKGGGMQGSLRGVDIWFDGHHTETLTTKHVDTKNTHGTGCTLSAAIAANLARGSDLITAVKQAKEYVTNALSYSLAIGKGQGPVGHFFPLLNK, encoded by the coding sequence ATGAACACCGACACATCACCCAAAATACCTGTTGTTTTAACGATCGCTGGTTCTGATAGCGGTGGAGGTGCAGGTATTCAAGCTGATTTACGTACTTTTGCTTTTCATTGCGTTCACGGTACAAGTGCTATTACCTGTGTTACAGCACAAAATACTTTGGGTGTCGTGGGGGTGGAGGCAATACCGCCAGAGGTTGTTGTCGCGCAAATCAATGCGGTATGTGACGATATCGGGGTGCAATCGGCAAAAACGGGAATGTTGTTGAATAAGGAAATCATTGCTGCTGTTGCTGAACAAGTGGAAGCTTTGCAAATTCCTAACTTGGTAGTCGATCCAGTTATGGTATCCCGCACGGGGTTTCAATTACTAGATGATGATGCAGTCAAGAATCTCCGCAATCTTTTAATTCCCAAAGCAGCACTTGTGACACCAAATCGCTATGAAGCCCAAATTTTAAGTGGTTTACCGATTAATTCCCTAGATGACATGAGAGCAGCCTCTCAAATCATTCACCGCAATACAGGAGTAAAGGTGGTTTTGGTGAAGGGTGGAGGTATGCAAGGGAGTCTGCGTGGGGTAGACATTTGGTTTGATGGGCATCATACGGAAACTTTGACGACTAAACACGTTGATACAAAAAATACTCACGGTACTGGTTGTACCCTTTCAGCAGCGATCGCCGCAAATTTGGCGCGAGGATCGGACTTGATAACAGCAGTCAAGCAAGCAAAGGAGTATGTTACCAATGCACTGTCATACTCTCTAGCTATTGGCAAAGGACAAGGTCCTGTCGGACACTTTTTCCCGTTATTAAATAAGTAG
- the rdgB gene encoding RdgB/HAM1 family non-canonical purine NTP pyrophosphatase, with protein MTLLVVATGNPGKLREMQAYLAHANWELTLKPKEIEVEETGETFAANACLKASQVAQATGNWAIADDSGLQVDALNGSPGVYSARYGTSDGDRIARLLRELGDTPNRQAQFVCAVAIARPDGTIALQTEGICRGEILHEPRGNGGFGYDPVFYVHQTQLTYAEMTPEMKRSISHRGKAFDTLFQKLETIVLC; from the coding sequence ATGACATTACTTGTTGTAGCTACAGGCAATCCAGGAAAATTGCGTGAAATGCAAGCTTACCTGGCTCATGCTAATTGGGAATTAACGCTTAAACCCAAAGAAATAGAAGTAGAAGAAACGGGAGAAACATTTGCCGCCAATGCCTGTTTAAAAGCATCCCAAGTTGCACAAGCTACAGGAAACTGGGCAATTGCCGATGATTCTGGCTTGCAAGTGGATGCTCTCAACGGTTCGCCTGGAGTGTATTCTGCTCGTTATGGTACAAGCGATGGCGATCGCATTGCCAGATTATTGAGAGAATTGGGCGATACACCAAATCGGCAAGCCCAATTCGTTTGTGCTGTTGCGATCGCCCGTCCGGATGGTACTATTGCTTTACAAACAGAAGGCATATGTCGCGGCGAAATTCTTCATGAACCTCGTGGTAATGGTGGCTTTGGCTACGATCCAGTTTTTTATGTCCACCAGACGCAATTGACTTATGCAGAGATGACGCCAGAAATGAAGCGTTCAATTAGTCATCGAGGTAAAGCTTTTGATACTTTATTTCAAAAGTTAGAGACAATTGTTCTTTGTTAG
- a CDS encoding DUF5942 domain-containing protein has product MRKLIIFGLFIIGLVAALFSFQGLAANGEFDTILLNFREDIPQEVLQQDLQALAQEYHVTPQLDNKFSAKENVYIIKGDKQRLQQLRKSQLAKAVEFIEPNYIYRIPQPGKADLAEDLSLLQTPTEKTAIGPNDPMYGKQWNLHNINIEGAWSQNKGNGVTVAVIDSGVSRVRDLEETKFVPGYDFVNDKAEADDDHGHGTHVAGTIAQATNNGYGVAGIAYEAKLMPLKVLSAYGGGTVADIAEAIKFAADNGADVINMSLGGGGESQLMKDAIDYAYSKGVAIVAAAGNENENSAAYPARYLHVIGVSALGPDGEKAPYSNYGAGVDISAPGGSDAGKIVQETIDPDNEGAPVFRGYQGTSMASPHVAGVAALIKAAGVKEPDQVAEVLQQSVRTIEDDNLNYYGAGQLNAEAAVKLATHGQISFQDFFRWLRDNGYLNPRFWIDGGAVALLPKVLMVLGSYLLAWFLRVYFPFNWGWSLSFGLIAGSSGLFPFKGFYIFDLPQWPFRLLGSSIPELGNTLQGTNALNPLFASVLIPLILIALLLGHRDWKWFAIGSSIGVAACLAVSAALDPTVWGMGSGVVARLFLTVNALLCFGLARLAVKTT; this is encoded by the coding sequence ATGAGAAAGCTTATAATATTTGGCTTGTTTATCATCGGTTTGGTTGCTGCCCTGTTTAGTTTTCAGGGATTGGCAGCCAACGGTGAATTCGATACAATTTTGTTAAATTTTCGCGAAGATATTCCTCAGGAAGTCTTGCAACAGGATTTGCAAGCACTAGCCCAAGAGTACCACGTTACACCCCAACTAGATAACAAATTTTCCGCCAAGGAGAATGTGTATATCATTAAGGGCGATAAACAGCGACTGCAACAACTCCGAAAGTCGCAACTCGCCAAAGCGGTGGAATTTATTGAGCCTAATTATATCTATAGAATTCCACAACCTGGGAAAGCTGATTTGGCTGAAGATTTATCGCTGCTCCAAACTCCAACTGAGAAGACTGCGATCGGACCTAACGATCCAATGTACGGCAAGCAGTGGAATCTTCACAATATCAATATAGAAGGTGCGTGGAGTCAAAATAAAGGTAACGGCGTTACAGTCGCAGTGATTGACAGCGGTGTGAGTCGCGTGCGTGACTTGGAGGAAACAAAATTTGTCCCTGGGTACGATTTTGTTAATGACAAAGCAGAAGCTGATGACGATCACGGACACGGTACCCATGTTGCTGGTACGATCGCTCAAGCGACTAATAATGGTTATGGAGTCGCAGGAATTGCTTATGAAGCAAAACTGATGCCTTTAAAGGTTCTGAGTGCCTATGGTGGTGGAACCGTAGCTGATATAGCTGAAGCGATTAAGTTTGCTGCTGATAACGGTGCAGACGTTATTAACATGAGTTTGGGCGGTGGCGGTGAAAGCCAGTTGATGAAAGATGCAATTGATTACGCCTACAGTAAAGGTGTGGCGATCGTTGCGGCGGCTGGTAATGAAAACGAGAATTCTGCTGCTTATCCAGCACGTTATCTCCATGTAATTGGTGTTTCTGCTCTCGGTCCAGATGGAGAGAAAGCCCCATACTCTAACTACGGTGCTGGAGTAGATATTTCGGCTCCTGGTGGTAGCGATGCTGGTAAGATTGTGCAAGAAACAATCGATCCAGACAATGAAGGCGCACCAGTGTTTAGGGGATATCAAGGAACAAGTATGGCATCCCCTCACGTTGCTGGTGTTGCTGCATTAATTAAAGCAGCTGGAGTGAAAGAACCAGACCAAGTTGCAGAAGTTCTCCAGCAGTCAGTTAGAACTATTGAAGATGACAATTTGAACTACTATGGTGCTGGGCAACTGAATGCAGAAGCAGCAGTGAAACTTGCTACCCACGGACAAATTAGTTTCCAAGATTTCTTCCGTTGGTTGCGCGATAACGGCTATCTCAACCCCCGCTTCTGGATTGATGGCGGTGCGGTAGCGCTGTTACCTAAGGTTTTGATGGTTCTTGGTTCCTATCTCTTGGCTTGGTTTTTACGGGTTTACTTCCCATTCAATTGGGGCTGGAGTCTTTCATTCGGTTTAATTGCTGGTAGTTCTGGGTTGTTCCCCTTTAAGGGATTTTATATCTTTGACCTTCCTCAATGGCCTTTCCGTTTATTGGGAAGTTCTATCCCTGAGTTAGGCAATACCCTCCAAGGAACAAATGCTCTTAACCCGTTGTTTGCCAGTGTATTGATTCCCCTGATTCTAATTGCTTTACTACTAGGACACCGGGACTGGAAGTGGTTTGCCATTGGTTCATCAATTGGTGTCGCTGCTTGCTTGGCAGTGAGTGCAGCATTAGATCCAACAGTTTGGGGAATGGGTAGCGGTGTTGTTGCGCGTCTTTTCCTCACCGTTAACGCCTTGCTATGTTTTGGTTTAGCACGTTTAGCAGTGAAAACTACCTAA